In a genomic window of Anoxybacter fermentans:
- a CDS encoding RHS repeat-associated core domain-containing protein encodes MTDGKGQVAWEQDYLPFGEDLYKPGTSVVDFAIDAKYKFTGQRQVIGIGLYYYGARHYDPETGRFITEDVYPGNLINQLSQNLYIYVLQNPLKYVDPTGHMANLTAGTGGITSKITDEDIERLKKIVEEDDRLTEEEKEDLKDTFNQIKANNTEIENPDIKRIVELHIEGKISIDAYYIAVERIIQETGDIQKWQEYIWPSCRKVSNLNYLDYDLSNSIKTELTELYAIIAKALGANAFDRVGTIIAEKGKFVGTTYKIVGFDPVYGDIIEPVKVEVDTFKFLRKAGYLVTITDFAYNEYKIILDSNLTISQRIHKSIAEAGFTVIDVGGGVIITVGSGLISGPVGVLVGFSGSVSFSIWISNLKNSYYEHYNLK; translated from the coding sequence ATGACAGATGGTAAAGGACAGGTAGCCTGGGAACAGGATTATCTGCCATTTGGTGAGGATTTGTATAAACCGGGAACAAGTGTAGTAGATTTTGCTATAGATGCTAAGTATAAATTTACAGGGCAGAGGCAGGTTATAGGAATAGGGTTATATTACTATGGAGCAAGGCATTATGATCCTGAGACCGGGCGGTTTATTACAGAAGATGTTTATCCAGGAAATCTGATTAACCAACTAAGTCAAAATCTATATATCTACGTATTGCAGAATCCATTAAAATATGTGGATCCTACTGGACATATGGCAAATTTGACAGCTGGTACTGGAGGAATAACTTCGAAAATCACTGATGAAGATATTGAAAGGCTCAAAAAAATTGTTGAAGAAGATGATAGACTAACAGAAGAAGAAAAAGAAGATTTAAAGGATACGTTTAATCAAATTAAGGCGAATAATACAGAAATAGAAAATCCAGATATAAAAAGAATAGTAGAATTGCATATAGAAGGAAAGATAAGCATTGATGCTTATTATATTGCTGTTGAAAGAATAATACAGGAAACTGGAGATATACAGAAGTGGCAAGAATATATATGGCCTTCTTGCAGAAAAGTTTCAAATTTAAATTACCTGGATTATGATTTATCTAATTCTATAAAGACTGAACTTACCGAATTATATGCAATTATAGCAAAAGCGTTGGGGGCAAATGCTTTTGATAGGGTTGGTACTATAATTGCCGAAAAAGGAAAATTTGTTGGTACAACGTATAAGATTGTTGGTTTTGACCCTGTATATGGAGATATAATTGAACCAGTAAAAGTAGAAGTTGATACTTTTAAATTTTTAAGAAAAGCTGGCTATTTAGTTACAATAACAGATTTTGCTTATAATGAATATAAAATTATTCTTGATTCAAATCTAACTATAAGCCAAAGAATTCATAAAAGTATAGCAGAAGCTGGATTTACTGTTATTGATGTTGGAGGAGGAGTTATAATAACCGTCGGTTCTGGATTAATAAGTGGTCCTGTAGGTGTGTTAGTAGGTTTCAGTGGTTCAGTTTCTTTTTCGATTTGGATTTCAAATTTAAAAAATAGCTATTATGAACACTATAATTTAAAATGA
- a CDS encoding IS110 family transposase: MSNKLFVGIDVSLKENQLQCLDADGNFISKSKRFANNLPGTMDMINYLKSIMDKGNFESLTIGMEATSSYWFPLFHTLASSNELKNYSVEILSLNPKLISNFRKAYTDMDKNDLKDSFVIADRLRFGRLPESQTTDAKYLALQRLTRYRFFLCQTKAQLKNYTCSLLFLTFSEWNRVKPFSDMFGTTAKNLLKKFHSAKKLAEVPIDELKNMLASSSKNHFRDIEQKSILVNQTAKHSFSIPDILAEQIHFIIKLNLQLLNLIEQHIDRLNKKISKLMKKFKNPLLSIPGIGPVLAAGIIAEIGDISRFPGQAQLAKYAGLTWRKIQSGNFTGDLTPLTRTGNAYLRYYFIQAAQSMIKHNSEYREYYKRKFKETSRHPHKRALTLTARKLVRLVYALLSKNQLYLSPEERKEHKLRQKEVIENQTPEIVEEKSKKIPVAAQKNSTKKVKTLGVAAKYTRTQPKLEHALVYAVNT; encoded by the coding sequence TTGTCTAACAAACTCTTTGTCGGTATTGATGTAAGCTTAAAAGAAAACCAGTTGCAATGCCTGGATGCTGATGGTAATTTTATCAGTAAATCAAAACGCTTTGCCAACAATTTGCCAGGCACTATGGATATGATCAACTATCTTAAATCTATCATGGACAAAGGAAATTTTGAATCACTCACCATTGGTATGGAAGCTACATCTTCTTATTGGTTTCCCTTGTTCCATACTCTTGCTTCATCAAACGAACTTAAAAATTATTCTGTCGAAATACTGAGTCTTAATCCTAAACTCATCAGTAATTTTCGTAAAGCTTATACTGACATGGATAAAAACGACCTTAAAGATTCTTTTGTCATTGCAGATCGCCTCCGTTTTGGCAGGTTGCCTGAATCACAAACAACTGATGCTAAATATCTAGCTCTACAACGCCTTACCAGATACCGCTTCTTTTTGTGCCAAACAAAAGCACAATTAAAAAATTATACCTGTTCACTCCTGTTTCTGACCTTCAGTGAATGGAATCGGGTTAAACCTTTTTCCGATATGTTTGGTACCACAGCCAAAAATCTATTGAAAAAATTCCACTCTGCAAAAAAATTGGCCGAAGTACCTATCGATGAACTTAAAAACATGCTTGCTTCGTCCAGCAAAAATCATTTCCGGGATATTGAACAAAAATCTATTCTGGTTAATCAAACTGCAAAACATTCATTCTCCATCCCTGACATCTTAGCTGAACAGATACACTTTATCATCAAACTAAACTTACAGCTATTGAATTTAATCGAACAACATATAGACCGTTTAAATAAAAAAATCTCAAAATTAATGAAAAAATTTAAAAACCCTTTGCTCTCAATACCTGGTATTGGACCTGTTCTGGCTGCTGGTATAATTGCTGAAATTGGCGACATCTCCCGATTCCCTGGTCAGGCTCAACTGGCCAAATATGCTGGTCTTACCTGGAGAAAAATTCAATCAGGCAACTTCACTGGCGATCTTACTCCCTTGACCAGAACTGGAAATGCTTATCTTCGCTATTACTTCATTCAAGCTGCCCAATCGATGATAAAACATAATTCTGAGTATCGTGAATATTATAAACGCAAGTTTAAAGAAACATCTCGCCATCCACATAAAAGAGCATTGACACTTACAGCTCGCAAACTAGTACGTTTAGTTTATGCTCTATTATCCAAAAACCAACTCTACCTTTCGCCAGAGGAAAGAAAAGAGCATAAACTTAGACAAAAGGAGGTGATTGAAAATCAGACTCCTGAAATAGTAGAAGAAAAATCCAAAAAAATACCTGTCGCAGCACAGAAAAACTCAACAAAAAAAGTGAAGACACTAGGTGTTGCTGCAAAATACACACGAACTCAGCCAAAGCTGGAACACGCATTAGTTTACGCAGTCAACACGTAG
- a CDS encoding RHS repeat-associated core domain-containing protein, giving the protein MSNGTGKVVWEQDYLPFGEDLYKPGTSIVNFEVETRYKFTGQRQVVGIGLYYYGARYYDPEIGRFITEDVYPGNLINQLSQNLYIYVLQNPLKYVDPLGYMANLTAGTGGITSELTDRDIERLKEIVNNDDRLTAEEKQDLNNTFSNINRNLKKSNAQIIDQPDLERLTNLYLEGKISYDAYLIAYERVARELEDKNTEWNADINWSALADGTVILFSGVGQMVTGGVLILTPDATLVTKGIGGYILVHGAFNFTQGFATMRKAFSSGGEVPNQLREKYKTIFGSKGEIIYLGVDFCISFYGTMSAVSEIREYYRLKKGGELIKNVRYGFREKILPFPGSLISKGKLIFNFTGLTNDIPAYRGTLRDLDYSIRSYLKGEKGD; this is encoded by the coding sequence ATGTCAAATGGAACAGGTAAGGTAGTCTGGGAACAGGATTATCTGCCATTTGGTGAGGACCTGTATAAACCAGGAACAAGTATTGTAAATTTTGAAGTAGAGACCAGGTATAAATTTACAGGGCAGAGACAGGTTGTAGGAATAGGATTATATTACTATGGAGCAAGGTATTATGATCCTGAGATCGGGCGATTTATTACAGAAGATGTTTATCCAGGAAATCTGATTAACCAACTAAGTCAGAATCTATATATCTACGTATTGCAGAATCCATTAAAATATGTGGATCCTTTGGGGTATATGGCGAATTTGACAGCTGGCACTGGAGGAATAACTTCAGAGTTAACCGATAGAGATATTGAGCGGTTAAAAGAGATTGTTAATAATGATGACAGATTAACTGCAGAAGAAAAGCAGGATTTAAATAATACATTTAGCAATATTAATAGAAATTTAAAGAAATCAAATGCACAAATTATAGACCAACCAGATCTGGAGAGATTAACGAATTTATATTTAGAGGGTAAAATTTCTTATGATGCATATCTTATCGCTTATGAAAGAGTTGCAAGAGAATTAGAGGACAAAAATACAGAATGGAATGCAGATATAAATTGGTCAGCTTTGGCTGATGGAACTGTAATTTTATTTTCTGGAGTTGGTCAAATGGTTACTGGAGGTGTTTTGATTCTAACTCCTGATGCTACTTTAGTTACAAAAGGTATTGGAGGGTATATTTTGGTTCATGGTGCTTTTAATTTTACACAAGGTTTTGCAACAATGCGTAAAGCTTTTTCAAGTGGTGGAGAAGTACCTAATCAATTACGAGAAAAATACAAGACAATATTTGGTTCAAAAGGTGAAATTATCTATTTAGGTGTTGACTTTTGTATAAGTTTTTACGGGACAATGTCAGCGGTTTCTGAAATAAGGGAATATTATCGACTTAAAAAAGGTGGAGAGCTAATCAAGAACGTACGATATGGATTTAGAGAAAAGATATTACCATTTCCAGGTAGCTTAATAAGTAAAGGAAAACTTATATTTAATTTTACTGGGCTTACCAATGATATTCCTGCATATAGAGGAACGTTAAGAGATTTGGATTATAGTATTAGAAGTTATTTAAAAGGAGAGAAAGGAGATTAA
- a CDS encoding DUF4225 domain-containing protein: MADGTVILISGAGQVLTGVGLIAVPEPTSITKVIGGYVLVHGAFNSVQGLLTMSKTFSGGGEVPNKLREKYKTIFGSKGEIIYLGVDFCISFYGTMSAVSEIREYYRLKKGGVLIKNVRYGFGEKILPFPGSLISKGKLIFNFVGLTKDIPAYRGTLRDLDYSIRSYLKEEKGD; this comes from the coding sequence TTGGCTGATGGAACTGTAATTTTAATTTCAGGAGCTGGTCAAGTTCTTACTGGAGTTGGTTTAATTGCAGTTCCTGAACCTACCTCAATTACAAAAGTTATTGGAGGATATGTTTTAGTTCATGGTGCTTTTAATTCTGTGCAGGGTTTATTAACGATGAGTAAAACTTTTTCAGGTGGCGGAGAAGTACCTAATAAATTACGAGAAAAATACAAGACAATATTTGGCTCAAAAGGTGAAATTATCTATTTAGGTGTTGACTTTTGTATAAGTTTTTACGGAACAATGTCAGCAGTTTCCGAAATAAGGGAATATTATCGACTTAAAAAAGGTGGTGTGTTAATAAAGAACGTGCGATATGGATTTGGAGAGAAGATATTACCATTTCCAGGTAGCTTAATAAGTAAAGGAAAACTTATATTTAATTTTGTAGGGCTTACCAAAGATATTCCTGCATATAGAGGAACGTTAAGAGATTTGGATTATAGTATTAGAAGTTATTTAAAAGAAGAGAAAGGAGATTAA
- a CDS encoding RHS repeat domain-containing protein encodes MTDGTGKVVWEQDYLPFGEDLHKPGTSVIDFVIDARYKFTGQRQVVGIGLYYYGARYYDPETGRFITEDVYRGNLINPLSQNLYIYVLQNPLKYVDPSGYMANLTAGTGGITSKITDEDIERLKKIVEEDDRLTEEEKVDLKDTFNQIKANNTEIENPDIKRIVELHIEGKISIDAYYIAVERIIQETGDIQKWQEYIWPFYRKVSNINHINYRPAKSLDDEWVDYYYAGEVLWADSLYFQKQPAKTADFMTGLILESGLLKLNYKNRSGYGFADVSLVGGKAYGGCVDGVLAAGTKIYMYKIEGGIALIETPKYIFYVTGEFTAGSLGAEAKLGLKETKFGIHKIVGFSAGWKIIKKIKLSKNIFGLNGEEDKIIFNSSPF; translated from the coding sequence ATGACAGATGGAACAGGTAAGGTAGTCTGGGAACAGGATTATCTGCCATTTGGTGAAGACTTGCATAAGCCGGGAACAAGTGTAATAGATTTTGTTATAGATGCCAGGTATAAATTTACAGGGCAGAGGCAGGTTGTAGGAATAGGTTTATATTACTATGGAGCAAGATATTATGATCCTGAGACCGGACGGTTTATTACAGAAGATGTTTATCGAGGAAATCTGATTAATCCGCTAAGTCAAAATCTATATATCTACGTATTACAGAATCCATTAAAATATGTAGATCCTTCAGGGTATATGGCGAATTTAACAGCTGGCACTGGAGGAATAACTTCGAAAATCACTGATGAAGATATTGAAAGACTCAAAAAAATTGTTGAAGAAGATGATAGACTAACAGAAGAAGAAAAAGTAGATTTAAAGGATACGTTTAATCAAATTAAGGCGAATAATACAGAAATAGAAAATCCTGATATAAAAAGAATAGTAGAATTGCATATAGAAGGAAAGATAAGCATTGATGCTTATTATATTGCTGTTGAAAGAATAATACAGGAAACTGGAGATATACAGAAGTGGCAAGAATATATATGGCCTTTTTATAGAAAAGTTTCAAATATAAATCATATAAATTATAGACCTGCTAAATCTCTAGATGATGAATGGGTTGACTATTATTATGCTGGAGAAGTATTATGGGCAGATTCTCTATATTTTCAAAAACAGCCGGCTAAAACTGCTGATTTTATGACAGGATTAATATTAGAAAGTGGACTTTTAAAGTTAAATTATAAAAATAGATCTGGTTATGGTTTTGCAGATGTTTCACTTGTTGGTGGAAAAGCATATGGTGGATGTGTAGATGGTGTTTTAGCAGCTGGGACAAAAATTTATATGTATAAAATTGAAGGAGGAATTGCTCTAATAGAAACTCCAAAATATATTTTTTATGTAACTGGTGAATTTACAGCAGGGAGTTTAGGAGCCGAAGCTAAACTTGGTCTTAAAGAGACAAAGTTTGGAATACATAAAATTGTAGGATTTTCCGCTGGATGGAAAATAATAAAAAAAATAAAACTATCTAAAAATATTTTTGGATTAAATGGAGAAGAGGATAAGATTATTTTTAACTCTTCTCCATTTTAA
- a CDS encoding RHS repeat domain-containing protein, translating into MTDGTGKVVWEQGYLPFGEDLHKPGTSVVDFEVETRYKFTGQRQVIGIGLYYYGARYYDPETGRFITEDVYRGNLINPLSQNLYIYVLQNPLKYVDPLGYMANLTAGTGGITSKITDEDIERLKKIVEEDDRLTEEEKVDLKDTFNQIKANNTEIENLDLARLKKLYIECKITVDAYIIAGKRLIGENLEKLQLSESEKVFYDINWNVKFKTAKKHGDKDTLAYLLEQKYLGFKYDPNSLTPLMTQFVAYNQKEMFPIRFGISGNLWMLGGSMQMELFEPIKLNPSDVNPSLKFSPLSIGGVSVDLVIGSGDIEVSYGANKYLSIGLLCEKVNNGKYKFRGIAIHVGWGFSPPVNVEMYLPLE; encoded by the coding sequence ATGACAGATGGAACAGGTAAGGTAGTCTGGGAACAGGGTTATCTGCCATTTGGTGAAGACTTGCATAAGCCTGGAACAAGTGTGGTGGATTTTGAAGTAGAGACCAGGTATAAATTTACAGGGCAGAGGCAGGTTATAGGAATAGGGTTATATTACTATGGAGCAAGATATTATGATCCTGAGACCGGGCGGTTTATTACAGAAGATGTTTATCGAGGAAATCTGATTAATCCGCTAAGTCAAAATCTATATATCTACGTATTACAGAATCCATTAAAATATGTGGATCCTTTAGGGTATATGGCGAATTTGACAGCTGGCACTGGAGGAATAACTTCGAAAATCACTGATGAAGATATTGAAAGGCTCAAAAAAATTGTTGAAGAAGATGATAGACTAACAGAAGAAGAAAAAGTAGATTTAAAGGATACGTTTAATCAAATTAAGGCAAATAATACAGAAATAGAAAATCTTGACTTAGCCAGATTAAAAAAATTATATATTGAGTGCAAGATAACAGTGGATGCTTATATAATTGCAGGTAAACGGTTAATAGGTGAAAATTTAGAGAAATTACAGTTATCCGAAAGTGAGAAAGTTTTCTATGATATTAACTGGAATGTTAAATTTAAAACTGCTAAAAAACACGGCGATAAAGATACTCTAGCATATTTATTAGAGCAAAAATATTTGGGTTTTAAGTATGATCCAAATAGTTTAACTCCTTTGATGACACAGTTTGTGGCTTATAATCAAAAAGAAATGTTTCCTATAAGATTTGGAATTAGCGGGAATTTATGGATGTTAGGTGGAAGTATGCAAATGGAACTTTTTGAACCTATAAAATTAAATCCTTCAGATGTGAATCCATCATTAAAATTTTCTCCATTAAGTATTGGAGGAGTAAGTGTCGATTTAGTAATAGGTTCGGGTGATATTGAAGTAAGTTATGGTGCAAATAAATATTTAAGTATCGGGTTGTTATGTGAGAAAGTAAATAATGGAAAATATAAATTTAGAGGAATAGCAATACATGTAGGATGGGGATTTTCTCCTCCTGTAAATGTTGAAATGTATTTGCCTTTAGAATAG